The sequence ATTGATTCACATTTTTATCTGTACTCCGTATGAAACAAATCCTACTTACTCTGTTTGTAGTGGTTCTATTACCATTTGGAACACCACTTTATGCCCAATCAGGCAATAAACCCGAACAGCTCACACTAGATGCCTTTGAGCAAAAATTGCTAAATACAGCACATCCCCAAATCTTGGATGTTCGTACACCTGCTGAATTTGCAGAAAATCACCTGAAAGGAGCTGTAAACCTAAGTGTAGCTGACTCTATTGGCTTTAAGAAGGGAGTTAGCCTGCTTGATAAGCAACAACCCGTTTTTGTGTATTCCATTAACAATGGACGTAGTGGTCAGGTCGCAAAACAATTACGCACTCAAGGCTTCTCTAGTGTGTATGAGTTACCAGGAGGTATAGCCCATTGGTTGGGTGCTGGTAAACCTGTAGAAACAAAAGTAGGTAAAGGACTAGCTCAACAGGAGTATAATCAACTGGTAGCATCGAATGAACTGGTACTGGTAGAAGTTGGCTCTAAATATTGTGGGGGTTGTAAAAAGCTGGCACCTGTGGTAGATACAGTGGTTAATGAACATGCGTCTACCTTGAAACTTGTTAAGATTGAATTATATGACAACCGGCAGTTGGCAAGCCAGCTTCAAATTGAGTCTGTACCTACTCTAATCTTATATAAAAATAACAAGCCTGTCTGGAGACAATCAGGTGGGATCACGAAACCAGAAATTGAGCAGGCTCTAAACAAAGCATTGTAATCGAATCTCTTACTAGTAAATAATCACCCTATTTGAATGAGTCAATTCCTTCCTATAGGGCGATTT comes from Xanthocytophaga agilis and encodes:
- a CDS encoding thioredoxin domain-containing protein; the protein is MKQILLTLFVVVLLPFGTPLYAQSGNKPEQLTLDAFEQKLLNTAHPQILDVRTPAEFAENHLKGAVNLSVADSIGFKKGVSLLDKQQPVFVYSINNGRSGQVAKQLRTQGFSSVYELPGGIAHWLGAGKPVETKVGKGLAQQEYNQLVASNELVLVEVGSKYCGGCKKLAPVVDTVVNEHASTLKLVKIELYDNRQLASQLQIESVPTLILYKNNKPVWRQSGGITKPEIEQALNKAL